Proteins encoded by one window of Pelmatolapia mariae isolate MD_Pm_ZW linkage group LG14, Pm_UMD_F_2, whole genome shotgun sequence:
- the znf296 gene encoding zinc finger protein 296: protein MSRRKLGSRPQHLSAIQDATDMPDDTGSSGDHHPPLPPPLPPNLPPPQGRAPDQGRDLLTCGQCCQAFPLAHILAFIQHKQGGCTSRNLASNAAPPSPAGRARQHVTSAELGPGFIELRRGAAREPVWGEEPSVKVKAEHSKAVPEEPSYFICQQCEAVFQSAWLLLQHAQHTHSFSIYQEDEGDAAVMEGGRSRDLKDHKTAAAILDPRHLTQALASAFQPSVPRLGRSRQSHGPLSSSSPASSSSSSSRNLQTLNFSVRLRELAEVNNNTTSGSPGGLVLSPSSSPPAASPFPQIGALQADFHCELCDQNFQSLRALSAHRRTHACERPYHCGVCGQAFAQSGQLARHIRSHHREAGGGGSGYESVEMVEEEGGRQGPRGRLQIQPAGITGKGDLMAHIPSELALTFPKHPSLASGLVLLPSQLRPPERELLRLYQTTREGGEEETEVHAEAPHTSPCASPSEGSLESGETGGSGESGIASGNCTPKRPEVSDKVRGVGEWENERTKEIIEKEWSSAKVSEAVQEWQRDNERRTVTGSVSTAGSGGASAGAPGKKKKDEACEFCGKQFRNSSNLTVHRRSHTGERPYRCGLCNYACAQSSKLTRHMKTHGAQGAKASFLCQLCAVPFTVYATLEKHLKKVHGLSHASVGAYAQASAADTLAAIKAGGKAAAVVKMEEDEAGLDQIEVENRMQSSMSSTMEVEERQSQEYIESSRSPAIANDLPPESSMEAPLALTPAP from the exons ATGCCACCGATATGCCTGATGACACTGGCTCATCAGGCGACCACCACCCACCCCTTCCTCCCCCTCTTCCCCCAAATCTTCCTCCTCCGCAGGGTCGGGCTCCTGACCAGGGTCGCGACCTTCTAACCTGCGGCCAGTGCTGTCAGGCATTCCCCCTCGCCCACATCCTGGCCTTCATTCAGCACAAACAGGGTGGCTGCACCTCCCGAAATCTCGCCTCCAACGCCGCGCCACCCTCGCCCGCCGGCCGAGCGCGGCAGCATGTCACCAGCGCCGAGCTGGGCCCCGGCTTCATCGAGCTCAGGAGAGGGGCAGCCAGGGAGCCAGTCTGGGGGGAGGAGCCCAGCGTGAAGGTGAAGGCAGAGCACAGCAAAGCAG TGCCAGAGGAGCCCTCGTATTTCATCTGCCAGCAGTGTGAGGCCGTCTTCCAGTCCGCGTGGTTGCTCTTACAGCACGCTCAGCACACGCACTCCTTCAGCATCTACCAGGAGGATGAGGGCGACGCTGCAGTCATGGAAGGAGGACGAAGTAGGGATCTTAAAGACCACAAAACTGCTGCAGCCATTTTGGACCCACGCCACCTGACCCAAGCGCTCGCTTCAGCCTTCCAACCCTCCGTCCCACGTCTTGGCCGTTCCCGTCAGTCCCACGGCCCCCTCTCCTCCTCGTCacctgcctcctcctcctcttcctcgtccAGGAACCTGCAGACTTTGAACTTTTCCGTGCGGCTCAGGGAGCTTGCCGAGGTGAATAACAACACAACAAGTGGCTCCCCCGGAGGCCTGGTGCTGTCGCCCTCTTCTTCTCCACCGGCAGCTTCTCCTTTTCCTCAGATAGGCGCCCTCCAGGCCGACTTCCACTGTGAGCTGTGTGACCAGAACTTCCAGTCCCTCCGCGCCCTCTCCGCCCACCGCCGGACTCACGCCTGCGAGCGGCCTTATCACTGTGGTGTGTGCGGCCAGGCGTTCGCCCAGAGTGGCCAGCTGGCTCGTCACATAAGGAGTCATCACCGGGAGGccggaggaggaggaagtggaTATGAGTCTGTGGAGATGGTCgaggaggaaggagggaggCAGGGGCCAAGAGGCAGGCTTCAGATTCAGCCAGCGGGAATCACGGGGAAGGGAGACCTGATGGCCCACATCCCCTCCGAGCTGGCCTTGACCTTCCCCAAACACCCATCCTTGGCTTCAGGTCTAGTGCTGCTGCCCTCCCAGCTCAGACCACCAGAGAGGGAGCTGCTGAGGCTCTACCAGACCACCAGAGAGGGAGgtgaggaggagacagaggtgcATGCAGAGGCTCCACACACCTCGCCCTGCGCCAGCCCCTCTGAAGGCTCGCTGGAGAGCGGAGAGACGGGCGGCAGCGGCGAGAGCGGCATCGCCAGCGGAAACTGCACTCCAAAACGTCCTGAGGTGAGCGACAAGGTGCGAGGTGTGGGAGAGTGGGAGAACGAAAGAACAAAAGAGATCATCGAGAAGGAGTGGAGCTCAGCCAAAGTCAGCGAGGCAGTGCAGGAGTGGCAGAGGGACAATGAGCGGAGGACCGTGACGGGAAGCGTGAGCACAGCAGGCAGCGGTGGCGCGTCTGCTGGAGCGccggggaagaagaagaaggacgaGGCCTGCGAGTTCTGCGGCAAACAGTTCAGGAACAGCAGCAACCTGACCGTGCACCGCCGCAGCCACACCGGCGAGCGGCCCTACCGCTGCGGCCTGTGCAACTACGCCTGCGCACAGAGCTCAAAGCTGACGCGCCACATGAAGACCCACGGAGCCCAGGGCGCAAAGGCGTCCTTCTTGTGCCAGCTGTGCGCGGTGCCCTTCACCGTCTATGCAACTCTGGAGAAACACCTGAAGAAGGTTCACGGCCTGAGTCACGCCAGCGTGGGAGCGTATGCGCAGGCCAGCGCCGCAGATACTCTGGCTGCAATAAAAGCAGGGGGAAAAGCTGCAGCGGTGGTGAAAATGGAGGAGGACGAAGCCGGATTGGATCAGATAGAGGTGGAGAACAGAATGCAGAGTAGCATGTCCAGCACCATGGAGGTGGAGGAAAGGCAAAGCCAAGAGTACATTGAGAGCAGCAGGAGTCCAGCCATAGCGAACGACCTCCCACCTGAGAGCAGCATGGAGGCCCCTTTAGCTTTGACTCCTGCACCTTGA